A portion of the Abyssisolibacter fermentans genome contains these proteins:
- a CDS encoding THUMP domain-containing class I SAM-dependent RNA methyltransferase, with amino-acid sequence MSNIELIATSTFGLEAVVKRELLNLGYENLKVENGKVTYTCNEEGIANSNLWLRTADRVLLKIGEFRAESFEELFQGTKSLPWEEWITEDGEFTVNGKSVKSKLFSISDCQAIVKKAIVERLKIKYNTDWFKETGAKFTVQVSLLNDIATLTIDTSGVGLHKRGYRQDAVEAPIKETLAAAMIQLSYWDKNRVLLDPFCGSGTIPIEAALIGKNIAPGLNRKFVSENWPRVGEEIYKKARVEAYRAIDNDVELKIYASDIDKDAINLAKENSIEAGVDDCINFKAISLRPINIKEKYGIIICNPPYGQRLGEKQEIRKLYRKMGNIFGDLKTWSKYVITSEKAFESEYGAKADRKRKLFNGRIEVNYYQYFGPRPDRREK; translated from the coding sequence ATGAGTAATATAGAATTGATAGCAACTTCTACTTTTGGGTTAGAAGCGGTTGTAAAGAGAGAGTTATTAAATTTAGGTTATGAAAATTTAAAAGTAGAAAATGGAAAAGTAACATACACTTGTAATGAAGAAGGTATAGCTAACTCTAATCTTTGGCTAAGGACAGCTGATAGAGTTTTATTAAAAATAGGAGAATTTAGAGCAGAATCCTTTGAAGAACTATTTCAAGGAACTAAGTCATTACCTTGGGAAGAATGGATAACAGAGGATGGAGAGTTTACTGTAAATGGAAAATCTGTGAAATCAAAATTATTTAGTATATCAGATTGTCAAGCGATAGTAAAAAAAGCAATTGTAGAAAGATTAAAAATAAAGTATAATACTGATTGGTTTAAAGAGACAGGGGCTAAGTTTACAGTGCAGGTGTCGTTATTAAATGATATAGCTACACTTACAATAGATACAAGTGGAGTTGGACTACATAAAAGAGGATATAGACAAGATGCTGTAGAAGCTCCTATAAAAGAAACACTTGCAGCAGCTATGATACAATTAAGCTATTGGGATAAGAATAGAGTTTTATTAGATCCGTTTTGTGGTTCAGGAACCATACCTATAGAAGCAGCTTTAATAGGCAAAAATATTGCTCCTGGTTTAAATAGAAAATTTGTTTCTGAAAATTGGCCAAGGGTAGGAGAAGAAATATATAAAAAAGCAAGAGTAGAGGCTTATAGAGCTATTGACAATGATGTAGAATTAAAAATTTATGCATCAGACATAGATAAAGATGCCATAAATCTTGCAAAGGAAAACAGTATAGAAGCAGGAGTAGATGACTGTATTAATTTTAAAGCTATTAGTTTAAGACCTATAAATATTAAAGAAAAATACGGGATAATTATTTGTAATCCACCATATGGGCAAAGACTTGGAGAGAAACAAGAAATAAGAAAATTGTATCGAAAAATGGGTAACATTTTTGGTGATCTCAAAACTTGGTCAAAATATGTAATAACTTCCGAAAAAGCTTTTGAATCAGAATATGGAGCAAAAGCGGATAGAAAAAGAAAGCTATTTAATGGTAGAATAGAGGTTAATTACTATCAATACTTTGGACCAAGACCTGATAGAAGAGAAAAATAA
- a CDS encoding GAF domain-containing protein gives MFKAEKPTFKDKKIFYNFINMKLTGLICEEKDWLANLSNATALLGYMLDDINWVGFYLLKNNELVLGPFQGKPACTHIQMGKGVCGTAALNRKIQIVENVQEFPGHIACDSESKSEIVIPIISGNKLIGVLDIDSPILSRFDKEDGLYLEKFVGILNKYIKWEDIK, from the coding sequence ATGTTTAAAGCTGAAAAACCTACATTTAAAGATAAAAAGATTTTTTATAATTTTATAAATATGAAACTAACTGGTCTTATTTGTGAAGAAAAAGATTGGCTTGCAAATCTTTCTAATGCAACTGCTTTATTAGGGTATATGTTAGACGATATAAATTGGGTTGGCTTCTATTTATTAAAAAATAATGAATTAGTGCTTGGACCATTTCAAGGCAAACCAGCTTGTACTCATATACAGATGGGTAAAGGTGTTTGTGGAACAGCAGCATTAAATAGAAAAATTCAAATAGTTGAAAATGTGCAGGAGTTTCCTGGACATATAGCATGTGACAGTGAATCTAAATCAGAAATTGTTATTCCGATAATATCAGGAAATAAACTAATAGGGGTTTTAGATATAGATAGTCCAATACTTAGTAGATTTGATAAAGAAGATGGATTGTATTTAGAAAAGTTTGTCGGTATATTAAATAAATACATTAAGTGGGAAGATATAAAATAA
- the tyrS gene encoding tyrosine--tRNA ligase translates to MKKNVYDILLERGFIEQATHEKEIREILENESVKFYIGFDPTADSLHVGHFIQVMVMMHMQKAGHVPIALFGGGTAMVGDPTGKTDMRKMMTSETIDNNAIAMKEQINKYVTLDGEKGIAVNNADWLRNLNYIEFLRDVGKHFSVNRMLTAECFKSRMEKGLSFLEFNYMIMQSYDFLELSRRYNCKLELGGNDQWSNIIGGVELIRRVDSKPAYGLTFKLLTTSEGKKMGKTEAGAVWIDKSKTSPYDLYQYLRNVADADVRNCLCLLTFLPMEKVERLSALEGSEINKAKEILAFEFTKIVHGEEEAIKAQEAAKALFSAGNKSDNMPTTEMDKSSFKEGIGLLSLLTQLNLTASNGEARRLIKQGGISIQDKKITDPQMTVTLELFENDSLIIKKGKKTYHQVKIS, encoded by the coding sequence ATGAAAAAGAATGTATACGACATCTTGCTTGAAAGAGGTTTCATTGAGCAAGCTACTCATGAAAAAGAAATCAGAGAAATTTTAGAAAATGAGTCTGTTAAATTTTATATAGGTTTTGACCCAACTGCTGACAGTCTTCATGTTGGCCACTTTATTCAAGTAATGGTTATGATGCATATGCAAAAAGCAGGACATGTGCCTATCGCTCTATTTGGTGGTGGAACTGCTATGGTTGGTGATCCTACCGGTAAAACAGACATGAGAAAAATGATGACAAGTGAAACTATTGATAACAATGCTATAGCTATGAAAGAGCAAATAAATAAATATGTCACTTTAGATGGCGAAAAAGGTATTGCTGTTAATAATGCTGATTGGTTAAGAAATCTAAATTACATTGAATTTTTAAGAGATGTTGGAAAGCATTTCTCTGTAAATAGGATGCTTACAGCAGAATGTTTTAAAAGTAGAATGGAAAAAGGTCTTTCTTTCCTAGAATTCAACTATATGATAATGCAATCTTACGATTTCTTAGAATTAAGCAGACGTTATAACTGTAAGCTCGAATTAGGTGGTAATGATCAGTGGTCAAATATTATAGGTGGTGTGGAACTAATAAGAAGAGTTGATTCAAAACCCGCTTATGGTTTAACTTTTAAACTTCTTACTACAAGTGAAGGCAAAAAAATGGGTAAAACTGAAGCTGGTGCCGTATGGATTGACAAATCTAAAACTTCACCATATGATTTATACCAATACCTTAGAAATGTTGCTGACGCTGATGTTAGAAATTGCTTATGTCTTTTAACATTTTTACCAATGGAGAAAGTTGAACGTTTAAGTGCTTTAGAAGGTTCTGAAATAAACAAAGCTAAAGAAATCTTGGCATTTGAATTTACAAAAATCGTCCATGGCGAAGAGGAAGCTATAAAAGCTCAAGAAGCAGCAAAAGCACTATTCTCAGCAGGTAACAAATCTGATAATATGCCTACAACTGAAATGGATAAATCCAGTTTTAAAGAAGGTATTGGACTTCTCTCACTTTTAACGCAGTTGAATTTAACAGCTTCAAATGGAGAAGCAAGGAGACTAATTAAACAGGGTGGTATCAGTATTCAAGATAAAAAAATTACTGACCCTCAAATGACAGTTACTTTAGAATTATTTGAAAATGATTCATTGATTATTAAAAAAGGTAAGAAAACTTATCATCAAGTAAAAATATCATAA
- a CDS encoding MATE family efflux transporter, whose translation MNRTELLEKENVVKLLLKFSAPAIVGMLVNALYNVIDRYFVGNNVGSDAIAGITICFPIMIILMAFGMLVGFGGTALVSIKLGEQKKQEAEKILGNAFVLLIAISGCVSVISLFFVDELLTIFGASADILPFAKEYITIILCGAVFQSIGFGLNNFIRGEGNPKIAASTMLIGAITNIILDYLFIKHLNLGIKGAALATIIGQLVSAIWVLRYFLSGKSLLRFHVSNMKLELSTVKKIFALGSAPFAMQVASSAINALFNHSLYTYGGDTAISAMGLINSIAMFILMPIFGINQGAQPIIGYNYGAKQYHRVKKTYSFACIMATSIVLVGFIITRLYPKQLFMLFNKDDELLIELGTEGIKIFLIMLPIIGFQIISSNYFQAIGKPKQAMLLSLTRQVLILIPAILILPNIWGLKGVWISGPISDFLSSFITAIFIVREMKTLSKKAAL comes from the coding sequence ATGAACAGAACAGAACTTTTAGAAAAAGAAAATGTCGTCAAACTTCTATTAAAATTTTCAGCCCCAGCAATTGTCGGTATGCTTGTAAATGCTCTTTATAACGTAATTGACAGATATTTTGTAGGAAACAATGTAGGAAGTGACGCAATTGCCGGAATAACGATATGTTTTCCTATTATGATTATATTAATGGCTTTTGGTATGTTAGTAGGCTTTGGGGGTACTGCTTTAGTTTCTATAAAACTTGGAGAGCAAAAGAAACAAGAGGCAGAAAAAATATTAGGAAATGCCTTTGTATTACTAATTGCAATATCAGGCTGTGTTTCAGTTATAAGTTTATTTTTTGTAGACGAACTTTTAACTATTTTTGGTGCAAGTGCAGATATTTTACCTTTTGCAAAAGAGTACATAACTATCATTTTATGCGGTGCAGTTTTTCAATCTATAGGATTTGGTTTAAATAATTTTATCAGAGGCGAAGGTAATCCAAAAATAGCTGCAAGCACTATGCTTATTGGTGCAATAACAAATATAATATTGGACTATTTATTTATTAAGCATTTAAATTTAGGTATAAAAGGTGCTGCTTTAGCCACAATAATCGGTCAATTAGTTTCAGCTATATGGGTCTTAAGATATTTCTTATCCGGTAAAAGTTTATTAAGATTTCATGTCAGCAATATGAAACTTGAATTATCAACAGTAAAGAAGATATTTGCTCTTGGATCTGCTCCATTTGCTATGCAAGTTGCTTCAAGTGCTATTAATGCATTATTTAATCACAGTCTGTATACATATGGTGGTGATACAGCAATATCTGCAATGGGTCTCATAAACAGTATCGCTATGTTTATTTTAATGCCTATTTTTGGTATTAATCAAGGTGCTCAACCTATTATTGGTTATAATTATGGTGCTAAGCAATATCATAGAGTCAAAAAAACTTATTCATTTGCATGTATAATGGCTACTTCTATTGTTTTAGTAGGTTTTATTATAACAAGATTATATCCGAAGCAGCTTTTTATGTTATTTAATAAAGATGATGAATTGTTAATAGAACTGGGAACAGAGGGAATAAAAATATTTTTAATAATGCTCCCAATAATAGGTTTCCAAATAATTAGCTCTAACTATTTTCAAGCTATCGGAAAACCTAAACAAGCAATGCTGTTAAGTTTAACAAGACAAGTATTAATTTTAATTCCTGCAATATTGATTTTACCTAACATATGGGGTCTCAAAGGAGTATGGATTTCAGGACCTATATCAGATTTTTTATCTTCTTTTATAACGGCAATATTTATTGTAAGAGAAATGAAAACACTATCAAAAAAAGCTGCCCTGTAA